TGCCGGGATCGAGAGGACAACTGAGGCCATCGGACGGTATCTGGCTAGAGAGGGGAGCAATCCGATGCAACAGTCCGGCCAAGCGTAGCCGTTGCAGTTGCCAAGCCGGTAGGTCTACCAGCTGACCCATCATCTCCAGCAGCGACGTTACTTCTGCTGCCGCCAGGGGATTTTCAGAGTCTACCAAATCGACCAATTGGGCCATCCGCAAAAATGCCTGCAGCTCATTAGAACTGAGGTTTTGACTAAGGGGATCGCTGAGGGCCAGGGCAGTCTGTTTCCCCAATTGTTGACGATTGCTGTGCAGATAGTTCACGACCTGAGACACGACCGTGCTGATCCCCATAGCCGAGTCACCTGGGCTCAGGTTGGGATTAACCCGTAAAATCTCCTGCTGATGTTGCTTCAGGGCATCCTGAAGCTGAGCATCATAGTGGCCGATGTGAGCAATGCCTAACTCGACGGCATACTTGACCAGGGCTGGGTCGAAGGTCCAAAGGCCGTAAAACTTGCGCTCCAAATCGTTCTCAGGAGGACCTTGGGGGCCATATTCATCCGGTTGTAGCTCTTGGCATAGCACCATCGCACTATAACTAGGCGACAGAATCATCAGGTGCCATTCATGGGTAACGGGGTCGTCTGGGATTAACTCCACCAGCGATACGGTGTCTTGCTGACTAGTGGGATGCTGACGAAAGCCAGCATCGGCCGCTGCCATGATGACGATATGCTTCGTTTTTGGGGCGATCTGGCCATAGCGATCAGCCTCCTGCAGATACCAACGCCCTCGCTGAAAGGCCGTCAACATCAGAGGAGGAGTATCGGTTGCTAAAACGCAATCTTCCAGGGCGTGACACAGGGCAACCAGGGTGTTTTTGTAATACACCCCAAAATTGAGTGGAGT
This portion of the Halomicronema hongdechloris C2206 genome encodes:
- a CDS encoding DICT sensory domain-containing protein, whose translation is MIEGSILKQLVDLHTNQQGQTPLNFGVYYKNTLVALCHALEDCVLATDTPPLMLTAFQRGRWYLQEADRYGQIAPKTKHIVIMAAADAGFRQHPTSQQDTVSLVELIPDDPVTHEWHLMILSPSYSAMVLCQELQPDEYGPQGPPENDLERKFYGLWTFDPALVKYAVELGIAHIGHYDAQLQDALKQHQQEILRVNPNLSPGDSAMGISTVVSQVVNYLHSNRQQLGKQTALALSDPLSQNLSSNELQAFLRMAQLVDLVDSENPLAAAEVTSLLEMMGQLVDLPAWQLQRLRLAGLLHRIAPLSSQIPSDGLSCPLDPGIQALRVMPRLRAVATIITHQYECWDGSGQPAGLARDAIPVESRMLGLVSEFQRQAIRLSASSEGLANGQLQPLPSSSVLTQALEHCQADKGRRWDPKLVEILSLMVQGLQQGLSLPSLPPKMTLGTGLLNPDIVDPGDFSIPKVSTPASVGD